One genomic segment of Ignavibacteriota bacterium includes these proteins:
- a CDS encoding anhydro-N-acetylmuramic acid kinase, which yields MQKLFEVSKKEKKYVVGIMSGTSLDGVDVALVEVEGNSIFTKINLIGFLEYPFPIGLKDKLLKNSIKESSNVEDISQLNFLIPNIYFKAIQSLCNNINFPISKIDLIGTHGQTIQHLPQKQNYFGYNISSTFQIGDPAVLAKISGIVTIGDFRTGDMALGGEGAPLIPYFDFILFHSKQKNRALLNIGGISNFTILNKEKGLEDVLAYDVGPGNMLIDTLTKKLFNLEFDKDGEIAKSGKLNNKLFKALKLNDNFIERKPPKSTGREYYGENFLSILFNEFEDVKSEDWLHTITKFTSYGIYRNYQKFIEEETKIDELIISGGGAKNKFLYECLINDFGEKVEIKIIDDIGISSDAKEAVCFAILANETISGNPTNIPRTTGASRPTILGKICLP from the coding sequence ATGCAAAAACTTTTTGAGGTTTCTAAAAAAGAAAAGAAATATGTAGTTGGAATTATGTCCGGAACTTCTTTAGATGGAGTTGATGTTGCACTCGTTGAAGTTGAAGGAAACAGCATCTTTACAAAAATTAATTTAATTGGATTCTTAGAATATCCTTTTCCAATTGGATTGAAAGATAAACTTCTTAAAAACTCAATTAAAGAATCCAGCAATGTTGAAGATATTTCCCAGCTAAATTTTCTTATTCCAAATATTTATTTTAAAGCAATTCAATCTTTGTGCAATAATATTAATTTCCCAATTTCTAAAATTGATTTAATTGGAACACACGGACAAACAATTCAACATCTTCCTCAAAAACAGAATTATTTTGGATATAACATTTCTTCAACTTTCCAAATTGGAGATCCGGCAGTACTGGCAAAGATTTCCGGTATTGTAACTATTGGAGATTTCAGAACCGGCGATATGGCTTTAGGCGGAGAAGGCGCTCCACTTATTCCCTATTTTGATTTTATTCTTTTTCATTCCAAACAAAAAAACCGCGCATTATTAAATATTGGCGGAATTTCAAATTTCACAATTCTGAATAAAGAAAAAGGATTGGAGGATGTTTTAGCTTATGATGTTGGTCCGGGCAATATGCTGATTGATACGTTAACAAAGAAATTATTTAATTTGGAATTTGATAAAGACGGAGAAATTGCAAAATCCGGAAAATTAAATAATAAATTATTTAAAGCACTAAAACTGAATGATAATTTTATTGAAAGAAAACCTCCAAAATCTACCGGCAGAGAATATTACGGTGAAAATTTTCTTTCAATTTTATTTAATGAATTTGAAGATGTTAAAAGTGAAGATTGGCTTCACACAATTACAAAGTTTACCTCTTACGGCATTTATAGAAATTACCAAAAGTTTATTGAGGAAGAAACAAAAATTGATGAGTTAATAATCAGCGGCGGCGGTGCGAAAAATAAATTTCTTTATGAATGTTTAATAAATGATTTTGGTGAAAAAGTAGAAATTAAAATTATTGATGATATAGGAATTTCATCGGATGCGAAAGAAGCCGTATGTTTTGCTATTTTAGCAAACGAAACTATTTCCGGAAATCCTACAAATATTCCGCGAACAACCGGTGCATCTCGACCAACAATATTAGGCAAAATTTGTTTGCCGTAA
- the gatB gene encoding Asp-tRNA(Asn)/Glu-tRNA(Gln) amidotransferase subunit GatB: protein MEFEAVIGLEVHAQLLTNTKIFCGCSTKFGNPANTNVCPVCLGHPGVLPVLNKKVVEFTTLMGMATNCTINETSTFERKNYFYPDLPKGYQISQFEVPICENGFINIKTHEEKKIRIKRIHMEEDAGKSIHDQGQETLVDVNRCGTPLIEIVSEPDLHSGEEAYQYLSNLKQIITYLGICDGNMEEGSLRCDANISIRPQGAKKLGTRTEVKNMNSFRNVQRAIDYEIDRQINLVEDGGKVIQQTLLWNAEQNKATSMRGKEEAHDYRYFPDPDLMPVVVSEDWKKEILKSMPELPKKRKERFVKELQLPEYDAEVLTSQKEIADYFEEVLNETNDKKIAANWVMGDVLKIINEQKLTFDKFPISSQNLGKLINLIMTNKISSKIAKDVFPIMLEENKDPNIIVDEKNLLQITDTSAIESAIENVIKNNPAQVEEFKSGKEKVLGFFVGQIMKETKGKANPQLVNEILREKLKKIIYK, encoded by the coding sequence TTGGAATTTGAAGCAGTAATTGGTTTAGAAGTTCATGCGCAGCTTTTAACAAATACAAAAATATTTTGTGGATGTTCAACAAAATTTGGAAATCCGGCAAACACAAATGTGTGTCCGGTTTGCTTAGGTCATCCCGGAGTATTACCGGTATTGAATAAAAAGGTTGTTGAGTTCACAACATTAATGGGAATGGCAACAAACTGCACAATAAATGAAACTTCTACATTTGAAAGAAAAAATTATTTTTATCCCGATTTACCAAAAGGTTATCAAATTTCTCAGTTTGAAGTCCCGATTTGTGAAAATGGATTTATTAATATTAAAACACATGAAGAAAAAAAAATCAGAATTAAACGAATTCACATGGAAGAAGATGCCGGAAAATCAATTCATGATCAAGGGCAGGAAACTTTAGTTGATGTAAACAGATGCGGTACACCATTAATTGAAATTGTAAGTGAACCGGATTTGCATAGTGGGGAAGAGGCTTATCAGTATTTATCTAATTTAAAACAGATTATTACATATTTGGGAATTTGTGATGGAAATATGGAGGAAGGCTCTCTTAGATGTGATGCTAATATTTCAATTCGTCCCCAAGGTGCAAAAAAATTGGGAACAAGAACTGAAGTTAAAAATATGAATTCGTTTAGAAATGTTCAGCGCGCAATTGATTATGAAATTGATAGACAAATAAATTTAGTTGAAGACGGCGGAAAAGTTATTCAGCAAACTTTATTGTGGAATGCCGAGCAAAATAAAGCAACTTCAATGCGCGGAAAAGAAGAAGCTCATGATTATAGATATTTTCCGGATCCCGATTTGATGCCGGTTGTTGTTAGTGAAGATTGGAAAAAAGAAATATTAAAATCAATGCCGGAGCTTCCTAAAAAAAGGAAAGAAAGATTTGTTAAAGAATTACAATTACCTGAATATGATGCTGAAGTTTTAACATCTCAAAAAGAAATTGCAGATTATTTTGAAGAAGTTTTGAATGAAACGAATGATAAAAAAATAGCAGCAAATTGGGTTATGGGTGATGTTTTAAAAATAATTAACGAACAAAAATTAACTTTCGATAAATTTCCTATCTCTTCGCAAAATTTGGGTAAATTAATAAATTTAATTATGACCAATAAAATAAGTAGTAAAATTGCAAAAGATGTCTTTCCAATTATGTTGGAAGAAAATAAAGATCCAAACATAATTGTTGATGAGAAAAATTTACTTCAAATTACAGATACTTCTGCTATTGAATCGGCAATTGAAAATGTAATTAAAAATAATCCCGCACAAGTTGAAGAATTTAAATCCGGCAAAGAAAAAGTTTTAGGATTTTTTGTTGGACAAATTATGAAAGAAACAAAAGGGAAAGCTAATCCGCAATTGGTGAATGAAATTTTAAGAGAGAAGTTGAAGAAAATTATTTATAAGTAA
- the bshB1 gene encoding bacillithiol biosynthesis deacetylase BshB1 has translation MKLDIVVFAAHPDDAELSMGGTIAKLTNVGFKIGIVDLTGGELGTRGSKLIRKIESQNADKILNITVRDNLNIKDGHIFVDKENTLKIIKAIRKYQPKIIFAPYFKDRHPDHIEASKLIKRAMFFAGLPKIKTSLNSKLQNAFRPKRIFYFMQTYEFQPSFIVDISETFETKMKAVFAYQTQFYNEKSKEPETFISTPEFINFLEARAKTFGFKIGKKYGEAFYSEELIELDLINILKG, from the coding sequence TTGAAATTAGATATAGTTGTTTTTGCTGCTCATCCGGATGATGCTGAATTATCAATGGGCGGAACAATTGCCAAATTAACCAATGTTGGATTTAAAATTGGAATTGTTGATTTAACCGGCGGTGAACTTGGAACGAGAGGCTCAAAACTAATTCGTAAAATAGAATCTCAAAATGCTGATAAAATTTTAAATATAACCGTTAGAGATAATTTAAATATTAAAGACGGTCATATTTTTGTTGATAAAGAAAATACATTGAAAATAATTAAAGCAATTAGAAAATATCAACCAAAAATAATTTTTGCACCATATTTTAAAGATCGTCATCCCGATCATATTGAAGCAAGTAAATTGATAAAACGTGCAATGTTTTTTGCTGGATTACCGAAAATTAAAACTTCACTTAATTCAAAATTGCAAAATGCATTCAGACCTAAGAGAATTTTTTATTTTATGCAGACTTACGAATTTCAGCCATCATTTATTGTTGATATTTCAGAAACGTTTGAAACAAAAATGAAAGCGGTATTTGCTTATCAGACGCAATTTTACAATGAAAAATCAAAGGAACCGGAAACTTTTATAAGCACTCCGGAATTTATAAATTTTTTGGAAGCGCGTGCAAAAACATTTGGTTTTAAAATTGGCAAAAAATATGGTGAAGCCTTTTATTCAGAAGAATTAATTGAATTAGATTTAATAAATATTTTAAAGGGTTAA
- a CDS encoding NAD(P)-dependent oxidoreductase — protein sequence MKLGLIGTGLMGKPIAQKLLEAKYELNVFNRTKSKTDSLIQLGAKTFSDIREFVTDTDVIILMLSNYDAIDEVLFASNIGNFENKTVIQMSTIAPSESIELYKRITKLRGEYFEAPVLGSIQQILNCELIVLVGSDKSQFTKYQNLFKSFSNKILHIDEVGQAASMKLALNQLIISETVAFSISLGFVRENNLDIEMFMDILRSSVLYAPTFDKKLTNYVNRNFNNPNFPVKHLLKDLDLMLNSFAEKNINTDSLKSIRKILIDSIQKGNADKDYSALYNSVHPLK from the coding sequence ATGAAATTGGGATTGATTGGAACCGGTTTGATGGGGAAACCAATTGCTCAAAAATTGCTTGAAGCAAAATATGAATTGAACGTTTTTAACAGAACAAAAAGTAAAACAGATTCACTTATTCAATTAGGTGCAAAAACATTTTCTGATATTCGTGAATTCGTGACTGATACAGATGTAATAATTTTGATGCTTTCAAATTATGATGCAATTGATGAAGTTTTATTCGCAAGCAACATTGGAAATTTTGAAAACAAAACTGTAATTCAAATGAGCACTATTGCTCCATCGGAAAGTATTGAGTTATATAAACGCATCACAAAATTAAGAGGAGAATATTTTGAAGCTCCCGTTCTTGGAAGCATTCAGCAAATTTTAAATTGTGAACTTATTGTATTAGTTGGATCTGACAAGTCTCAATTCACTAAGTATCAAAATTTATTTAAATCTTTTAGCAATAAGATTTTGCACATTGATGAAGTTGGACAAGCTGCATCGATGAAGCTGGCATTGAATCAATTAATAATTTCTGAAACGGTAGCTTTCTCAATTAGTTTGGGATTTGTAAGAGAAAATAATTTAGATATCGAAATGTTTATGGATATCCTTAGGAGCAGTGTGCTTTATGCCCCAACTTTCGATAAAAAACTAACAAACTACGTAAACAGAAATTTTAATAATCCAAATTTTCCGGTTAAACATTTACTTAAAGATTTAGATTTAATGTTGAACTCATTTGCCGAAAAAAATATAAATACAGATTCATTAAAATCGATTAGGAAAATTTTAATTGATTCAATTCAAAAAGGTAATGCTGATAAAGATTATTCAGCGTTGTATAATTCAGTTCATCCTTTGAAATAA
- the metX gene encoding homoserine O-acetyltransferase, whose product MIANTKFENFFSQLNPLHLDCGEKLNSVNVAYQSYGELNSEKNNVIIVNHALTGNSHAAGIVDDLEIKNSESHERLNSYNKMFLSKEGWWSQLIGKGKALDTDKYFVICPNILGSCYGTTGPTSLNQNTNQSYGMNFPQITVRDMIKVQKELLDKLGISKIELIVGGSLGGMQVLEWAIMYPKLINKIMPIATSSAHSAWAIGLNEASRNAIINDPDWENGNYKIQPEKGISLARKIAMISYRSYNSFNKKFDRTYNEKENIFEIESYLNYQGEKLTKRFDANTYLYLSNAMDLHDVGKGRGGIDKALSSIISKTMCVGIDSDILYPVEEQKEIQYKIPNAKYSEIYSIHGHDAFLIEFDQLDRIIRNFLNE is encoded by the coding sequence ATGATTGCTAATACAAAATTTGAAAATTTCTTTTCCCAATTAAATCCTCTTCATTTAGATTGTGGAGAAAAGTTAAATTCTGTAAATGTTGCATATCAATCTTATGGAGAATTAAATTCAGAAAAAAATAATGTGATTATTGTAAATCATGCACTAACCGGGAATTCGCATGCTGCCGGAATTGTTGATGATCTAGAAATTAAAAATTCTGAATCGCATGAAAGATTAAATTCATATAACAAAATGTTTTTAAGCAAAGAAGGTTGGTGGTCGCAATTAATTGGAAAAGGCAAAGCACTCGACACAGATAAATATTTTGTAATTTGTCCAAATATTCTTGGAAGCTGTTACGGAACCACCGGACCAACAAGTTTAAATCAAAATACAAATCAATCTTATGGTATGAATTTTCCTCAAATTACCGTTAGGGATATGATTAAAGTTCAAAAAGAATTACTTGATAAACTTGGCATCTCAAAAATAGAATTAATTGTTGGTGGTTCTTTAGGAGGAATGCAAGTATTGGAATGGGCAATTATGTATCCAAAATTAATAAATAAAATTATGCCGATTGCTACTTCTTCAGCCCATTCAGCTTGGGCAATTGGATTAAACGAGGCATCTAGAAATGCAATTATTAATGATCCCGATTGGGAAAATGGTAATTATAAAATTCAACCGGAAAAGGGAATTAGTCTCGCACGAAAAATTGCAATGATTAGTTATAGAAGTTACAATTCTTTTAACAAAAAATTTGATAGAACTTATAATGAGAAGGAAAACATTTTTGAAATAGAAAGTTATTTGAATTATCAAGGTGAAAAACTTACTAAACGATTTGATGCAAATACATATCTTTATTTAAGTAATGCAATGGATTTACATGATGTTGGAAAAGGAAGAGGCGGAATTGATAAAGCACTTTCTTCGATAATATCTAAAACAATGTGCGTAGGAATCGACTCGGATATTCTTTATCCCGTTGAAGAGCAAAAGGAAATACAATATAAAATACCTAATGCAAAATACTCTGAAATTTATTCAATTCATGGTCATGATGCTTTTCTAATTGAGTTTGATCAGCTAGATAGAATAATACGAAATTTTCTAAATGAATAA
- a CDS encoding O-acetylhomoserine aminocarboxypropyltransferase/cysteine synthase, which produces MSTYKYETLQLHAGQEPDSATNSRAVPIYQTTSYTFNDSEHAANLFALKQFGNIYTRIMNPTSDVFEKRVAALEGGIAALATSSGQAAEHLTITNIAQAGDNIVSTSFLYGGTYNLFKVTLPRLGINVKFVDGDEPENFEKLIDEKTKAIYIESIGNPKLNIPDFEKIADVAHRNGIPLIVDNTFGAAGYLVRPIDYGADIVVASATKWIGGHGTSIGGVIVDSGNFDWGNGKFPLFTEPSPGYHGLNFNEVFGKGSQFGNIAFIIRARVEGLRDLGPCLSPFNSFLFLQGLETLSLRVERHNSNALTLANWLKNHKEVEWVWYPGFKDYPSHENAKKYLRQGFYGSILSFGIKGGLEAGKKFINKVKLSSLLANVGDAKTLVIHPASTTHQQLSDEEQKSSGVTPEAIRVSVGIEHIDDIINDFEQALNGK; this is translated from the coding sequence ATGAGCACATATAAATATGAAACTTTACAGTTACATGCGGGACAAGAACCAGATTCCGCAACAAATTCAAGAGCTGTACCTATTTACCAAACAACATCTTATACATTTAATGATTCTGAACATGCGGCAAATCTTTTCGCTCTAAAACAATTTGGAAATATTTATACAAGAATTATGAATCCAACTTCTGATGTATTTGAAAAAAGAGTTGCAGCTTTAGAAGGTGGAATAGCTGCGCTTGCTACTTCATCGGGACAAGCTGCTGAGCATTTGACAATTACAAATATTGCTCAAGCTGGTGATAATATTGTTTCTACGAGTTTTCTTTATGGGGGAACTTATAATTTATTTAAAGTAACTCTGCCAAGACTTGGTATAAATGTAAAATTTGTTGATGGCGATGAACCGGAGAATTTTGAAAAATTAATAGATGAAAAAACAAAAGCGATTTATATTGAATCAATTGGAAACCCAAAATTAAATATTCCGGATTTTGAAAAAATTGCAGATGTTGCACATCGAAATGGAATTCCGTTAATTGTTGATAATACTTTTGGAGCGGCTGGATATTTAGTTCGTCCAATAGATTATGGTGCTGATATTGTTGTAGCTTCAGCAACAAAATGGATTGGCGGACATGGAACTTCAATTGGGGGAGTAATTGTTGATTCCGGAAACTTTGATTGGGGCAATGGAAAATTTCCTTTGTTTACAGAACCATCACCCGGATATCATGGATTAAATTTTAATGAAGTTTTTGGGAAAGGTTCTCAATTTGGAAATATTGCATTTATTATTAGAGCAAGAGTTGAAGGCTTACGGGATTTGGGTCCGTGCTTAAGTCCGTTTAATTCATTTTTATTTTTGCAAGGCTTGGAAACTTTATCGCTCAGAGTTGAAAGACATAATAGCAATGCGTTAACTTTGGCAAATTGGTTGAAAAATCATAAAGAAGTTGAATGGGTTTGGTATCCGGGTTTTAAAGATTATCCATCACATGAAAATGCAAAGAAATATTTGCGACAAGGATTTTACGGATCAATTCTGTCATTCGGAATTAAGGGCGGATTAGAGGCTGGAAAGAAATTCATCAATAAAGTTAAACTTTCAAGTTTATTAGCAAATGTTGGTGATGCAAAAACACTTGTTATTCATCCGGCATCAACAACTCATCAACAACTTTCTGATGAAGAACAAAAATCATCCGGAGTTACACCGGAAGCTATTAGAGTATCGGTCGGAATTGAACATATCGATGATATTATAAATGATTTTGAACAAGCTCTAAATGGAAAATAA
- the thrC gene encoding threonine synthase, translating into MQYYSTNNKNNKVNFREAILQGLANDKGLFMPESINPLSKNFISNLTKFSLQEISFEIAKNFVEDEISENDLQSIIENSISFEAPLVSLNENLSILELFHGPTLAFKDFGARFMARTMEYFLKGMNKKITILVATSGDTGSAVANGFLNVDGIKVLVLFPSGKISKIQEKQITTLGNNITAIEVEGTFDDCQRLVKTAFVDDELKNKINLSSANSINIGRLIPQSFYYFESFKQIKNKNQKIVYSVPSGNLGNLTAGLFAKEMGLPISKFIAATNKNDVFTKYVKDGNFNPQSSIETLSNAMDVGDPSNFVRILDLYKNNHSLISDIIFSKSFSDGETLNKIQELHDDNNYIIDPHGAVGCLAFDQYKNEVNENIFCVVLETAHPAKFLNVFENNLSFSPDVPEKLLKCLNKNGSTIKVSSKYDVLKEILRS; encoded by the coding sequence ATGCAATACTACAGCACAAATAATAAAAACAATAAAGTAAATTTTAGAGAAGCAATTCTTCAAGGTTTGGCAAATGATAAGGGATTGTTCATGCCGGAAAGTATAAATCCGTTATCAAAAAATTTCATATCAAATCTTACTAAATTTAGTTTACAAGAAATATCATTTGAAATTGCTAAAAATTTTGTCGAAGATGAAATTTCGGAAAATGACTTACAATCAATAATTGAAAATTCGATTTCGTTCGAAGCACCTTTAGTTAGTTTAAATGAAAACTTATCAATATTAGAATTATTCCATGGACCAACCTTAGCATTTAAAGATTTTGGCGCACGATTTATGGCAAGAACAATGGAATATTTTCTCAAAGGAATGAATAAAAAAATTACAATTCTTGTTGCCACATCGGGTGATACGGGAAGCGCTGTTGCAAATGGTTTTTTAAATGTTGATGGGATAAAAGTTTTAGTTTTATTTCCCAGCGGAAAAATTAGTAAAATACAAGAAAAACAAATTACAACTTTAGGAAATAACATTACCGCAATTGAGGTTGAGGGAACTTTTGATGATTGTCAGCGCTTGGTTAAAACAGCATTTGTGGATGATGAATTAAAAAACAAAATTAATTTAAGTTCTGCAAACTCAATAAATATTGGAAGATTAATTCCGCAATCATTTTACTATTTTGAAAGTTTCAAGCAAATTAAAAATAAAAATCAGAAAATTGTATATTCAGTTCCTAGCGGAAATTTAGGAAATTTAACTGCCGGACTTTTTGCAAAAGAAATGGGTTTGCCAATTTCAAAATTTATTGCAGCAACAAATAAAAATGATGTTTTTACAAAGTATGTAAAAGATGGAAATTTTAATCCGCAATCATCAATTGAAACTTTATCAAATGCAATGGATGTTGGCGATCCAAGTAATTTTGTAAGGATTTTGGATTTATATAAAAATAATCACTCATTAATTTCGGATATTATTTTCTCAAAAAGTTTTAGTGATGGGGAAACATTAAATAAAATTCAAGAATTGCACGATGATAATAATTATATTATTGATCCGCATGGTGCAGTTGGATGTTTAGCTTTTGATCAATATAAAAATGAAGTTAATGAAAATATTTTTTGCGTTGTGTTAGAAACTGCACATCCGGCAAAATTCTTAAATGTTTTTGAAAATAATTTAAGTTTTAGTCCTGATGTACCTGAAAAACTTTTAAAGTGTTTGAATAAAAATGGAAGTACAATTAAAGTTTCATCAAAATACGATGTTTTAAAAGAAATTTTACGAAGCTAA
- a CDS encoding homoserine kinase — protein MNKKIKVFAPATISNVGCGFDTIGFAIEKPGDIVSLNLRNDGIVKINKITGDGGVLPYEIEKNTATVGILELLKNFPDKNIGVDVEIHKKMPIGSGLGSSAASSVAAVYGMNKLLDNYFPEADVLNFAVKGESIASGAIHADNVAPSLFGGFVLIRDYNPIDSIKLPVPQNLFCTVLYSQIVIETKQARKLIKKNIPLKKARKHFGNIGTLVSGLYENDLNKIGKSIEDEISEPARASLIPNFYEIKNAALKAGAYGCSISGSGPSIFAFSKSEIDAKKIGSAMKNVVNKIGIKSTLYISKINPQGPKII, from the coding sequence ATGAATAAAAAAATAAAAGTTTTTGCTCCGGCAACAATTTCAAATGTTGGATGTGGATTTGATACTATCGGTTTTGCAATAGAAAAACCCGGTGATATTGTAAGTCTAAATTTAAGAAATGATGGAATTGTTAAAATAAATAAAATTACCGGAGACGGCGGAGTACTTCCGTATGAAATTGAAAAAAATACTGCTACGGTTGGAATTTTAGAATTATTAAAAAATTTTCCAGATAAAAATATTGGCGTTGATGTTGAGATACATAAGAAAATGCCTATTGGTAGCGGACTTGGCTCAAGTGCGGCAAGTTCGGTTGCGGCTGTTTACGGAATGAATAAATTATTGGATAATTATTTTCCCGAAGCAGATGTTCTAAATTTTGCAGTAAAAGGTGAATCAATTGCAAGCGGAGCAATTCATGCGGATAATGTTGCGCCATCTTTATTTGGTGGATTTGTTTTAATTAGAGATTATAATCCCATTGATTCTATTAAACTTCCCGTTCCTCAAAATTTATTTTGCACAGTTTTATATTCTCAAATCGTAATTGAAACAAAGCAAGCAAGAAAATTAATTAAGAAAAATATTCCGTTAAAAAAAGCTCGCAAACATTTTGGAAATATCGGAACTTTGGTTTCAGGATTGTATGAAAATGATTTAAATAAAATCGGAAAATCAATTGAAGATGAAATTTCTGAACCGGCGAGAGCTTCATTAATTCCAAATTTTTATGAAATTAAAAATGCTGCATTGAAAGCCGGAGCTTACGGGTGTTCAATTTCCGGAAGCGGACCATCAATATTTGCATTTTCGAAATCCGAAATAGATGCAAAAAAAATTGGCTCAGCTATGAAAAATGTTGTTAATAAAATTGGAATTAAATCAACACTTTATATTTCCAAAATAAATCCTCAAGGACCAAAAATAATTTAA
- the asd gene encoding aspartate-semialdehyde dehydrogenase, which yields MKKIPVAILGATGSVGQKFIELLSNHPWFEITELAASEKSAGKKYKDATKWVMPNILKEEIGNLEVKNCVPNLKSKLVFSALDSSVAGEIETDFANTGYFVISNSRNHRFDNDVPLLIPEVNPEHLELIKNKIGAIVTNPNCSTIGMVLALKPLHDAFGIETINVVTMQAVSGGGYPGVPSMDIIDNVIPYISGEEEKMKTEPNKILGKFLNGLIQNAEIKISAQCNRVSVIDGHLENVQIKFSKKPTKEEILNVWKNFKSLPQNLNLPSAPKIPIYYFEENHLPQPRLNRNLENGMAAAVGRLRECEIFDYKFAVLSHNTIRGAAGGTLLIAELMKAQGYLNGIIDE from the coding sequence ATGAAGAAAATTCCAGTCGCAATTTTAGGCGCTACGGGAAGTGTAGGACAAAAATTTATTGAGCTTTTGTCAAATCATCCTTGGTTTGAAATTACGGAACTTGCAGCATCAGAAAAATCAGCCGGGAAAAAATATAAAGATGCAACAAAATGGGTTATGCCAAATATTCTAAAAGAGGAAATTGGAAATCTTGAAGTAAAAAATTGTGTGCCAAATTTAAAATCCAAATTGGTTTTCAGCGCATTGGATTCTTCGGTTGCGGGAGAAATTGAAACTGATTTTGCGAACACTGGTTACTTCGTTATTTCAAATTCCAGAAATCATAGATTTGATAATGATGTTCCGTTGTTAATTCCGGAAGTAAATCCCGAGCATTTAGAATTAATTAAAAATAAAATCGGAGCAATTGTTACAAATCCAAATTGCTCAACTATTGGAATGGTTTTAGCATTAAAACCTTTGCATGATGCTTTTGGAATTGAAACCATAAATGTTGTAACAATGCAAGCTGTTTCGGGTGGCGGTTATCCCGGCGTTCCAAGTATGGATATTATCGATAACGTAATTCCATACATAAGCGGTGAAGAAGAAAAAATGAAAACTGAGCCAAATAAAATTTTGGGAAAGTTTTTAAATGGTTTAATTCAAAATGCAGAAATTAAAATTAGTGCTCAGTGCAATCGTGTTTCTGTAATTGATGGACATTTGGAAAATGTTCAAATAAAATTTTCTAAGAAACCAACAAAAGAAGAAATTTTAAATGTTTGGAAAAATTTTAAATCGCTTCCGCAAAATTTAAATTTACCTTCAGCTCCCAAAATTCCAATTTATTATTTTGAAGAAAATCATTTGCCTCAGCCAAGATTAAACAGAAATTTGGAAAACGGCATGGCTGCTGCTGTTGGTCGTTTAAGAGAATGCGAAATTTTTGATTATAAGTTTGCAGTACTTTCTCACAATACAATCCGCGGAGCAGCCGGCGGCACTTTGTTAATAGCTGAATTGATGAAAGCTCAAGGATATTTAAACGGAATTATTGATGAATAA